The Sphingobacterium lactis sequence CAATTTCCAGCACGATGCGCTCATCGATCTCGCCATTGCTCGTAATCGATGCTGATCCGAATTTGATCACTAAAACCGGCTTCTTCATGTTGTTATAAATTCAATAATTTGGCTAATAACTCAATAATATCATAACAAATTTGTAAATAAAATATGATAATGCCAATTAATAAAGGGATTATAACAAAATAGCTTAACGGAGGAGGTGTTTAAGGTTTTGGGGGATTCCCTGAGCGGTTGAGATTGTAAAGCACGATACCGCCAACCATAAGGGGTGTAACAAAAAAACGATAATCTCTACTTTGGACAGTTTCACCAGCATTCAATTTATGGACAATGTTGTACACACAGGCACCCAGGTAGACTGCAGTTAATGCCAAAAGGAAATACGACCATTTTCTTCCCATACCTATATAATGATGACTGTTTAAAACATGTTTTTCTGACGGATCATATCCACATAGGTTACGCCGGCAACCAGCACGGGATACGTCAGGGGTCGAGCTTCCTTCCAATCAATGGGTTCTTTCGCCATTAGTTTTGGGACTGCCAAGAACAGACCACCGATGAAAGCGATGGCACATAAGATTAGTATAAAATAGGATCTTTTCTTGGTCATGCTTGAAAATAAGGAATTTAAGGCAATTTTCCTAACTGAAAAGACAAAAACAAACAGTATAAAAAATGCTGCCCACCAAAGTGGGCAGCATTGTATATTTTCTGTAAGGGATTAGCCGAGTACCAATTCCACCGGACAGTGATCGGAGTGCATTGCTGTCGGTAAGATCCTAGACGAGTGGATATTGTCTTTAAGGGCATTGGAAACCATATTGTAGTCAATGCGCCAGCCTAAATTCTTACCCCTCGCTCCAGCACGGTAGGACCACCAGGTGTAATGGTGTGGATCCGGGTTCAAATGCCTGAACGAATCGATATAACCGGAATTAATAAAGTTTTCCATCCATTCGCGTTCTGCCGGCAGAAATCCCGAGCTGTTTGCGTTTGATTTCGGATTGTGGATATCGATGGCTCGATGGCAGATATTGAAATCTCCACAGACCACCAGATTGGGCTTCTCCTTCAGCAGGTCATTGCTATACTGTTGAAAATCGTCCAGGAAGCGGTACTTGAAATCCTGGCGGAGATCGCCTGTTGTTCCCGACGGGAAATAAACACTCATCACGGACGCTTTATCAAAATCTGCACGAATGACGCGCCCTTCAAAATCATAATCCTCATGACCGCAGCCATATTCAATGTGGTTCGGCGTGATCCGTGTAAAGATTGCCGTTCCACTGTAGCCCTTTTTCTGTGCCGGATACCAATAATGCTCGTAACCCATCTCCTCCAACAGCACCAATTCGGGAACTTGATCCGGATTGGCCTTGATCTCTTGGATACAGATCACATCCGGACTTTCGGCCTTGAACCAATCCAACCAGCCTTTTTTAAGTGCCGCGCGGATCCCGTTCACATTATATGTTATAATTTTCATCCTTATGGGATTTTATAATATCTCGATTTCATCGAGTCAAACAATTTTCCTAATCCTTTCTTAGGTCCCAGCCCCTTTAATTTCCGTTCCATATCGATAGCTTCCGAACGGGTAAGCAAGCGCATAGCAAAACGCTCATCCTGCAGCGGTCTATCGTTATCATCGGTCTTCACGGCTGCGATCTTATCGACCAGTTCAATGCCTTCGATCAATTCGCCGAATACCGTATAATTACCATCCAAATGTGGCGTTCCACCGATCGTTGAATAGGTCTCCCGTTGCAATGGCGTTAATTTCACACCCTTCAGGCGGAATTGCTCCAACGAATCCAGTGCTGCGGCACTGAACTTACGGCCCTGCACCAGGTAGAATTGCGATGCGGCAGACTCCTTTGCCGGGTTATTGTCCCGAGCGGCACCCAAGGCGCCTTTTTTATGGATGATATTCGATTGAATTTCCGCTGGTATTTTGTAGCTCGGCCCACCGTTCCCCAATTGTTGCCTACTGGCAGCGTAACGGGAATCTGGATCGCCACCCTGGATCATGAAATTATGGATCACACGGTGGAACATCAAAGAATCGTAATAACGTTCCTTTACCAGCTTCACGAAATTATCGCGATGCTTACGCGTTTCATTATACAGTTTAATAATACCATCGCCCTTATTGGTTTTCACCTCGATATAATAATGACTCGGTGTTTGCGCAAATAACATGGTCACGCCCATCATAAAGGCAACCAACAAACTTATTTTCTTCATAGGTTAAATGAAATTTACATCTTCAAAATAGTCGATGATCAACGACTTGATTATGAGCTCCTGCTCCATGAGTGTATAATTGGGAATCGGCTTAACCGTTTTCCAATGCGGCCATCCCTGTTCGTCCAAGCCTTCGAGCTCGTAGAACCCCAAGCTGCTGAATAGCCTACACGTGGCAATGTGCATCAGTTCTTCCTTTTCACGTTTGGAGAATTCCTGCGGTCCTTTTCCCAGCTCCTGAACGCCGATCAGGAACAGCATGACCTTGATATCGGGAATATCCATCTCAAAATGAGTGGCTACGGCCTCCTGTAAGCTGGCCCATTTCTTATTTATCTCAG is a genomic window containing:
- a CDS encoding exodeoxyribonuclease III, which gives rise to MKIITYNVNGIRAALKKGWLDWFKAESPDVICIQEIKANPDQVPELVLLEEMGYEHYWYPAQKKGYSGTAIFTRITPNHIEYGCGHEDYDFEGRVIRADFDKASVMSVYFPSGTTGDLRQDFKYRFLDDFQQYSNDLLKEKPNLVVCGDFNICHRAIDIHNPKSNANSSGFLPAEREWMENFINSGYIDSFRHLNPDPHHYTWWSYRAGARGKNLGWRIDYNMVSNALKDNIHSSRILPTAMHSDHCPVELVLG
- a CDS encoding peptidylprolyl isomerase; translated protein: MKKISLLVAFMMGVTMLFAQTPSHYYIEVKTNKGDGIIKLYNETRKHRDNFVKLVKERYYDSLMFHRVIHNFMIQGGDPDSRYAASRQQLGNGGPSYKIPAEIQSNIIHKKGALGAARDNNPAKESAASQFYLVQGRKFSAAALDSLEQFRLKGVKLTPLQRETYSTIGGTPHLDGNYTVFGELIEGIELVDKIAAVKTDDNDRPLQDERFAMRLLTRSEAIDMERKLKGLGPKKGLGKLFDSMKSRYYKIP